GAAGTGAAATTCCATTTATCGATTTTCGTTTTATCCGGCTTTGGCATCGGGAGCTTTTCTAATTCAGAAAACGCTTGAATCCGAAGCTCGGATAACCAAGCTGGATCATTATTTTTAGTTGAATAGGAGCTTATATCCTCTTGTTCAAACGGTAATTTCGTTTCTGTAGTCATTGCAAATCCTCCTACTTACGCTTCTTCGCCAACAGTTTCGTCTTCAATGCCCAATTCTTGTTTAATCCAGTCATAACCTTCCGCTTCCAAGCGGGCAGCAAGTTCAGGACCGCCTGATTTAACGACACGTCCTTGCATCATAACATGTACAAAATCAGGAGTGATGTAATTTAATAGACGTTGGTAGTGAGTGATGATCAAGCATCCAAAGTCTTCTCCGCGCATTTCGTTGATTCCTTTTGAAACGACTTTAAGTGCATCGATATCTAGACCTGAATCAATCTCATCCAAGATTGCAATTTTAGGTTGGATCATCATTAATTGAAGAATCTCGTTACGTTTTTTCTCTCCGCCAGAGAATCCTTCATTCAAATAGCGTTGCGCCATATCTTCATCCATTTCAAGGAACTCCATTTTTTGGTCCATTTGACGGATGAATTTCATCAATGAAATCTCATCGCCTTCTTCACGGCGTGCATTAATGGAAGAACGCAAGAAGTCAGCATTTGTAACACCGCTGATTTCACTTGGATATTGCATAGCTAGGAATAGACCGACACGAGCGCGCTCGTCTACTTCCATTTCCAATACATCTTCGCCATCGAATGTGATGCTTCCGCTAGTCACCTCATATTTAGGGTGACCCATGATTGCTGATGATAAAGTGGATTTACCAGTTCCATTTGGTCCCATGATCGCATGGATTTCTCCACCTTTGACTTCAAGGTTTACCCCTTTTAAAATCTCTTTACCTTCAATTGATACGTGAAGATCTTTAACCGTTAATGTAGAAGCTGACATAATAATACCTCCGTGAACTAATTCCAATTTTATTACCAGAAAGTAATGATTACTTTCTTTACTGTAATTTACGTAAAAGCATTCTCACTTTATTCTCATTCCAATTTTATAACAAATCCAATTTGGAATCAACTAAATAGATAAGGGTTTTCACTTCTGCCATGTTTAAAACCCGTCCTATTCTTACAATACTAACAGATATAGCCCGTTTCCTGCATATTCATACTTATTTTAGCTTTTGTTAAAATTATCTTATTATTCAGCAAATCTTCGTCCTTATTAATATATGTTCAAAGAATTCGATTGCAAGGTATGAACGTTCCACTTTAAAAAGAAAAAAATCGGACTGTCAGGCATTATGTAAGTTTATCCAATAAGGCACCCCTTATTTATGGACCACTTTCCATTTTACCTCTACAGACCGATCTTTTAAAGAACTCTTTTATATGCTTATCCGTGAATTTTGCGTTGTAGGTCCTGGACCATTTTATTGCACTTTACATGTTCCCTATCCCGTTCTTTCTCGACCTCGATACGGAGGTCTAAGTTTCTACTGTACTCACTGTAGCCAACCCCATGTGAAGACTGCATCGCCTTTTCCATTTCGCTTGTTACATTTAAATCTAGAGTATTGATAGTGAACCATCCTTTCAAATTTGTGTATCATTTTAATGCTTACATTATCTCTTACCCTTTACTTTTCTGATTAAACATGAAATGAATTAAATTAGGCCGCAGACTGTAAACAAACTGGATGATCAATGAGTTTATCTACAGTTTTTTAGTTTTTAGGTTTTCAAAATTTGAACGTTACTTTCCACTTCAGGCACTCGCT
The DNA window shown above is from Peribacillus sp. FSL P2-0133 and carries:
- the sufC gene encoding Fe-S cluster assembly ATPase SufC; amino-acid sequence: MSASTLTVKDLHVSIEGKEILKGVNLEVKGGEIHAIMGPNGTGKSTLSSAIMGHPKYEVTSGSITFDGEDVLEMEVDERARVGLFLAMQYPSEISGVTNADFLRSSINARREEGDEISLMKFIRQMDQKMEFLEMDEDMAQRYLNEGFSGGEKKRNEILQLMMIQPKIAILDEIDSGLDIDALKVVSKGINEMRGEDFGCLIITHYQRLLNYITPDFVHVMMQGRVVKSGGPELAARLEAEGYDWIKQELGIEDETVGEEA